The Stenotrophomonas maltophilia genome includes a region encoding these proteins:
- a CDS encoding vWA domain-containing protein — translation MNLLASYWPWPDLQLAWPLALLALPLPLLMRWWKRRADPGAALRVPYAATELEALAGGGRVDGSWLRTLLLWLGWCALCVALARPQQLGEAITPPQQGRQMMLAMDVSGSMGEGDMVLGGQAVDRLTAAKAVLADFLDRRAGDRIGLLIFGDRAYTLTPLTADLASVRDQLRDSVVGLAGRETAIGDAIGLAVKRLRSQPEGQRVLILLTDGVSNAGVLEPLRAAEVAQAEGVRIHTVAFGGDGSMRFLGIPISADQDPVDEATLKKIASLTGGQFFRARDTAQLAGIYAELDRLEPIAAKGPSLRPREERYAWPLGLALLLGALAWVWPERRR, via the coding sequence ATGAACCTGCTGGCAAGTTACTGGCCATGGCCCGACCTGCAGCTGGCGTGGCCGCTGGCCCTGCTGGCGCTGCCGTTGCCGTTGCTGATGCGCTGGTGGAAGCGTCGTGCCGATCCCGGCGCTGCGCTGCGCGTGCCCTATGCGGCGACGGAACTGGAAGCGCTGGCCGGTGGCGGCCGCGTCGATGGGTCGTGGCTGCGTACGCTGCTGTTGTGGCTGGGCTGGTGCGCGCTGTGTGTCGCACTGGCTCGCCCGCAACAGCTGGGCGAAGCGATCACGCCACCGCAGCAGGGCCGGCAGATGATGCTGGCGATGGACGTGTCCGGCAGCATGGGCGAGGGCGACATGGTGCTGGGGGGGCAGGCGGTGGATCGCCTCACCGCAGCCAAGGCCGTGCTGGCCGATTTCCTGGATCGTCGTGCCGGCGATCGCATCGGCCTGCTGATCTTCGGGGACCGCGCTTATACGCTCACGCCACTCACTGCGGACCTGGCCAGTGTGCGCGACCAGCTGCGCGACAGCGTGGTCGGCCTGGCCGGGCGCGAGACGGCCATCGGTGATGCCATCGGCCTGGCGGTGAAGCGCCTGCGCAGCCAGCCGGAAGGGCAACGTGTACTGATCCTGCTGACCGATGGCGTCAGCAATGCCGGCGTGCTGGAACCGCTGCGTGCGGCCGAAGTCGCGCAGGCCGAAGGGGTGCGCATCCACACCGTCGCGTTCGGTGGCGATGGCAGCATGCGCTTCCTCGGTATTCCGATTTCCGCTGACCAGGACCCGGTCGACGAGGCCACGTTAAAGAAGATTGCCAGCCTGACGGGTGGCCAGTTCTTCCGCGCACGCGATACCGCGCAGCTGGCCGGCATCTACGCCGAACTGGATCGTCTGGAGCCGATCGCTGCGAAGGGGCCGAGCCTGCGCCCGCGCGAGGAGCGCTATGCGTGGCCATTGGGCCTGGCCTTGCTGCTGGGGGCATTGGCATGGGTGTGGCCGGAGCGCCGTCGATGA
- a CDS encoding DUF58 domain-containing protein, with protein sequence MTDPSLEAASTVSDGDGLRPHLSELVALRRLAQRPPPPRRGRAGNAGQAPSPLRGRGMEYAESREYVAGDDARHIDWRVTARTGRAHTKLFQAERERVSLIVADTSPALYFGTRVRFKSVQAARAGAVAAWSAQRRGDRVGALRGSDREAPIAPAGGPRGVLRVLDALTRWYTQPPADDLGLERALDHAARVLRPGARMLVLADPQQAARIPVVRWSALAQHHDLSLVLLVDPLELQPPSAALQFQTAQQRIGLDLRRSEVQAHWQAHFVEPLQALRRQLGARRVDVQVLSTDAPSDAWLAPPVTEVPA encoded by the coding sequence ATGACCGATCCATCCCTGGAAGCCGCATCCACCGTCAGTGATGGCGACGGACTGCGCCCGCACCTGTCCGAACTGGTGGCCCTGCGCCGGCTGGCACAGCGGCCGCCGCCGCCACGCCGTGGCCGTGCCGGCAACGCCGGGCAGGCGCCGTCGCCGCTGCGTGGGCGTGGCATGGAGTACGCCGAGTCACGCGAGTACGTGGCCGGTGATGATGCACGGCATATCGACTGGCGCGTGACCGCGCGGACCGGCCGTGCCCATACCAAGCTGTTCCAGGCCGAGCGCGAGCGGGTCAGCCTGATCGTGGCCGATACGTCGCCGGCGCTGTATTTCGGCACCCGCGTGCGATTCAAGTCGGTGCAGGCGGCACGCGCGGGCGCCGTCGCCGCGTGGTCGGCGCAGCGCCGCGGTGATCGCGTGGGTGCCCTGCGCGGCAGCGACCGCGAAGCGCCGATTGCACCCGCGGGTGGGCCGCGTGGTGTACTGCGCGTGCTCGACGCACTCACCCGCTGGTACACGCAGCCGCCCGCCGACGATCTCGGCCTGGAACGCGCGCTGGACCATGCCGCCCGCGTGCTGCGCCCCGGGGCGCGCATGCTGGTGCTGGCCGATCCGCAGCAGGCCGCGCGGATTCCCGTCGTGCGCTGGAGCGCGCTGGCCCAGCACCATGACCTCAGCCTGGTGCTGCTGGTCGATCCCCTCGAGCTGCAACCGCCCTCGGCGGCCCTGCAGTTCCAGACCGCGCAGCAGCGCATTGGCCTCGACCTGCGTCGTAGCGAGGTGCAGGCGCACTGGCAGGCGCACTTCGTCGAACCACTGCAGGCGCTGCGCCGCCAGCTCGGCGCACGCCGCGTTGACGTGCAGGTGTTGTCCACCGATGCGCCCAGCGACGCCTGGTTGGCACCACCGGTAACCGAGGTGCCGGCATGA
- a CDS encoding DUF4381 family protein, with translation MSANLPLRDVQLPPAPSWWPPAPGYLMVGGAVLLVILALALLWWKRRRRRQRWLQAFDQELATTADATAELAAIAGLLRRAARQAQPGSESLRDDAWWRRVDPKGTLPDARRNLLAEGAYRPRVDASEVAAVRSWARERYLAMLLERRR, from the coding sequence ATGAGCGCCAACCTTCCGCTACGCGATGTGCAGTTGCCGCCGGCACCGTCGTGGTGGCCGCCGGCCCCCGGCTATCTGATGGTCGGGGGCGCGGTGTTGCTGGTGATCCTGGCGCTGGCCCTGCTGTGGTGGAAACGCCGCCGTCGTCGCCAACGCTGGTTGCAGGCGTTCGACCAGGAGCTGGCCACCACCGCCGATGCCACCGCGGAACTGGCGGCGATCGCCGGCCTGCTGCGTCGCGCCGCGCGACAGGCACAGCCCGGCAGTGAATCCCTGCGTGACGATGCCTGGTGGCGGCGCGTGGATCCGAAGGGCACGTTGCCGGATGCGCGCCGCAACCTCCTGGCCGAAGGTGCCTATCGTCCCCGCGTGGACGCCAGCGAAGTGGCGGCCGTGCGTAGCTGGGCGCGCGAGCGCTACCTGGCGATGCTGCTGGAGCGCCGCCGATGA
- a CDS encoding type IV pilus secretin PilQ: MTFHQAKGLRPNRRSTLNRVSALGVALMLACAPALAAAPAEKPVGTTVAPAAAPAGLSVAKIDFKRGDDGAGRLIVQFDGQGAIPDLRTQGNSVVVDVGNARLPANLQKPLNVVDFATPVQRIDAKPSGAGTQLVLSTGGAVESLAYQSGNEYVVEISARQAPAAVGAVTAGSVTQAAKAVGQRGFTGKPVTFNFQDVPVRTVLQLIAEESNLNVVASDSVQGNVTLRLVNVPWDQALDIVLRAKGLDKRRDGSVIWVGPQAELAKFEQEKEDARIAIENREDLVTDYVQINYHSATQIFKALTEAKGIGGGGGGGAGGGGGGSSQEESGFLSGRGRIVADERTNTLMISDIPKKIARMRELINVIDRPVDQVLIESRIVIATDTFARELGARFGISGSRDNAYFSGNLEANEATRKSQVEANATNAKAYRDWLAGGSTGPAPVPVGSAITRGLNWAMPAASTNPAGSLALSILNAGYLLDVELSAMQEESRGEVISNPRVVTTNQREALIKQGKEIGYVTISAGAGGVATPNVQFKEVVLELKVTPTITNDNRVFLNMQVKKDEVDRLIQLEGYGTVPSINRREVNTAVLVEDGQTVVIGGVYEFTDRNSISKVPFLGDVPFLGNLFKKRGRSKDKAELLVFVTPKVLRVARQN; this comes from the coding sequence ATGACCTTTCACCAAGCCAAGGGGCTGCGTCCCAACCGGCGCTCTACCTTGAACCGTGTCAGCGCGTTGGGAGTCGCGCTGATGCTGGCCTGCGCTCCGGCGCTGGCCGCCGCACCGGCGGAGAAGCCGGTGGGCACCACCGTCGCACCGGCCGCGGCACCGGCCGGCCTGTCGGTGGCCAAGATCGATTTCAAGCGCGGCGATGATGGCGCGGGCCGCCTGATCGTGCAGTTTGACGGCCAGGGCGCGATCCCGGACCTGCGCACGCAGGGCAACAGCGTGGTGGTCGACGTGGGCAATGCCCGCCTGCCGGCCAACCTGCAGAAGCCGTTGAACGTCGTCGACTTCGCCACGCCGGTGCAGCGCATCGACGCCAAGCCGTCCGGCGCCGGCACCCAGCTGGTGCTGAGCACCGGCGGTGCGGTGGAGTCACTGGCCTACCAGAGCGGCAACGAATACGTGGTGGAGATCAGCGCGCGGCAGGCTCCGGCCGCCGTCGGTGCAGTGACCGCCGGCAGCGTCACCCAGGCCGCAAAGGCCGTCGGCCAGCGTGGCTTCACCGGCAAGCCGGTGACCTTCAATTTCCAGGACGTGCCAGTGCGCACCGTGCTGCAGTTGATCGCCGAAGAGTCCAACCTCAACGTGGTGGCCTCCGACTCGGTGCAGGGCAATGTGACCCTGCGCCTGGTCAACGTGCCGTGGGACCAGGCACTGGACATCGTGCTGCGTGCCAAGGGCCTGGACAAGCGACGCGATGGCAGCGTGATCTGGGTCGGCCCGCAGGCCGAGCTGGCCAAGTTCGAGCAGGAGAAGGAAGACGCGCGCATCGCCATCGAGAACCGCGAAGACCTGGTGACCGATTACGTCCAGATCAACTACCACAGCGCCACCCAGATCTTCAAAGCCCTGACCGAAGCCAAGGGCATCGGCGGGGGGGGCGGTGGTGGCGCAGGTGGCGGTGGTGGTGGGTCGTCGCAGGAGGAGAGTGGCTTCCTGTCCGGCCGTGGCCGCATCGTTGCCGACGAGCGCACCAACACGCTGATGATCAGCGACATTCCGAAAAAGATCGCGCGCATGCGCGAGCTGATCAACGTGATCGACCGTCCGGTCGACCAGGTGCTGATCGAAAGCCGCATCGTCATCGCCACCGATACGTTCGCGCGTGAGCTGGGTGCGCGGTTCGGCATCAGTGGCAGCCGCGACAACGCCTACTTCAGCGGCAATCTGGAAGCCAACGAGGCAACCCGCAAATCGCAGGTCGAAGCCAATGCGACCAACGCCAAGGCCTACCGCGACTGGCTGGCCGGTGGCAGTACGGGCCCGGCGCCGGTGCCGGTCGGCTCGGCAATCACCCGTGGCCTGAACTGGGCCATGCCGGCGGCGTCCACCAACCCGGCAGGCTCGCTTGCGCTGTCGATCCTCAATGCCGGCTACCTGCTGGACGTCGAGCTGTCGGCCATGCAGGAGGAGTCGCGTGGTGAAGTGATCTCCAACCCGCGCGTGGTCACCACCAACCAGCGCGAGGCCCTGATCAAGCAGGGTAAGGAAATCGGCTATGTGACCATCAGCGCCGGTGCGGGCGGTGTCGCTACGCCGAACGTGCAGTTCAAGGAAGTGGTGCTGGAACTGAAGGTCACCCCGACCATCACCAACGACAACCGCGTGTTCCTCAACATGCAGGTGAAGAAGGATGAAGTGGACCGGCTGATCCAGCTGGAAGGCTATGGCACCGTGCCGTCGATCAACCGCCGCGAAGTGAACACCGCAGTGCTGGTCGAGGACGGGCAGACCGTGGTCATCGGTGGTGTGTACGAGTTCACCGACCGCAACAGCATCAGCAAGGTTCCGTTCCTGGGCGATGTACCGTTCCTGGGCAACCTGTTCAAGAAGCGTGGCCGCAGCAAGGACAAGGCCGAGCTGCTGGTGTTCGTTACCCCGAAGGTGCTGCGCGTAGCCAGGCAGAACTGA
- a CDS encoding AAA family ATPase, whose translation MNLPPPMPETVSPPPAPAASRLHGAFNQLRDALSAEIVGQAALVERLLIALLADGHLLVEGAPGLAKTTAIRALASRLEADFARVQFTPDLLPADLTGTEIWRPQEGRFEFVPGPIFHPILLADEINRAPAKVQSALLEAMGERQVTVGRHTYALPPLFLVMATQNPIEQEGTFPLPEAQLDRFLMHVRIGYPDQAAESEILRLARERARGALGEAAPAPAKLPMQDVFDARREVLDLHMAPALERYLVELVLASRDPSRYDAGLGRRIAWGASPRGSIALERCARARAWLAGRDFVTPDDVRAVAADVLRHRVLPSYEATAEGWDGERLVQELLARVPAP comes from the coding sequence ATGAACCTGCCACCGCCGATGCCCGAAACCGTCTCGCCGCCGCCCGCGCCGGCCGCCTCCCGCCTGCATGGCGCCTTCAACCAGTTGCGCGACGCGCTGTCGGCTGAAATCGTCGGCCAGGCGGCTTTGGTCGAACGCCTGTTGATCGCATTGCTGGCCGACGGGCACCTGCTGGTGGAGGGCGCGCCGGGCCTGGCCAAGACCACGGCCATCCGCGCACTGGCCTCGCGCCTGGAGGCGGATTTCGCCCGCGTGCAGTTCACCCCCGACCTGCTGCCGGCCGACCTGACCGGCACCGAGATCTGGCGCCCGCAGGAAGGGCGCTTCGAATTCGTACCCGGCCCGATCTTCCACCCGATCCTGCTGGCCGATGAAATCAATCGCGCGCCAGCCAAGGTGCAGTCGGCACTGCTGGAAGCGATGGGTGAGCGCCAGGTCACCGTTGGCCGCCACACCTATGCGTTGCCGCCGCTGTTCCTGGTGATGGCCACGCAGAACCCGATCGAGCAGGAAGGTACCTTCCCGCTGCCGGAAGCGCAGCTGGACCGTTTCCTGATGCACGTACGCATCGGCTATCCGGACCAGGCGGCCGAATCGGAGATCCTGCGGCTCGCTCGCGAGCGTGCCCGTGGCGCACTGGGCGAGGCGGCACCCGCACCGGCGAAGTTGCCGATGCAGGATGTGTTCGACGCCCGCCGCGAAGTGCTGGACCTGCACATGGCGCCGGCGCTGGAGCGCTACCTGGTCGAACTTGTGCTGGCCTCACGTGATCCGTCGCGCTATGACGCCGGCCTCGGGCGCCGCATCGCCTGGGGCGCAAGCCCGCGTGGTTCCATTGCGTTGGAACGCTGCGCCCGTGCACGCGCCTGGTTGGCCGGCCGCGACTTCGTCACCCCCGACGATGTGCGTGCGGTCGCCGCCGACGTGCTACGCCATCGCGTGCTGCCCAGCTACGAAGCCACCGCCGAAGGCTGGGATGGCGAACGCCTGGTGCAGGAGCTGCTGGCCCGGGTGCCGGCACCCTGA